In Bacteroidota bacterium, the DNA window CAATGCGAAGGACCGAACCATCGTCGCGGCTCGGCGCGAGAACGATAAACTCCATGAAGAGATCGAATCGAACTATGACATACTGTCACAGATTCGGGTAGATCTAAAATTGCTCGAAGATATTGCGCGTATCGACCCGACATCGACGAGGAGGCTCTCTGTCACGTTGCAGCACCGACTGACCAAGATTCGCAACAGTTCGGATATTCATGAGGTGACACGCCAGACAGAAGAGTTCATCGAGAAACTCCAACGACGCGCGCCGGATCTGACCGATGCAGAGTTGTTGGTCGCTTCCTTCTTACGAATCGGCTATGCGACTTCGACGATTGCCGCCACGTGCTGCATATCCGAACGGACAGTAGAGAACCATCGACTCCATATTCGCCGGAAACTTGGCATGTCTTCGCACGAATCGTTGTGTGACTATCTGGAACAGCTCGACGATCACGCAGCACCAACCACTGCAAAATGAGTACTCGCGTAGGTAGTGATACTCTATCGTCTGATAGTATTTTAGGGTATGCTTGCCGTTAAAAGTGATTGAATGCGGTGAATCATTCAAAACAGGCTCTGCACCGTTGGCACAATACCTGAAGTGGAAGACCACGTTCTCGTACTGTCGTTGCACATAGCCGCACTCATTCGTTTGAGCACAAATTGTTTGAGCTTCCGTGGCAGGAAGCACGCTCTGTGACAATGCAGGGGGTGCCGGTTTTACGACCTCTGTCGTAGTACCGGCATTCCCCCCTCCCTATCCCCGATCTGTCATACGTTCGGGTATAGTTGGCAAATGGATTTGGTTCTAACCCGTGTAACATGCTATCACGATTCGCAGGGAGCCGTTAGTTGCCTTATCGACATTGTTTGTTTAAGTGCTCTTCTTTGCCAGACCGAGCTGGGAGAGTAGTGTGCTAAATACCTGGGTGCCTTGCCAACCACCGATCGCCGAGAGCGCAAACGCACTCAGCGGATTCAGCGCAGCACCGCGCGGCAGGACATGCAGTAATCCGAATATAAACGCCCAGTACAGCAAGAAGCCGGTAACGACCCCGATGAGTACGCGCCAATGCTGGTATTTCTGACGAAGCTTCGCGATGAACCCGCCTGCAAGTCCGCCGACTAATGAGAACACCAGTTGTGCAATCGGCCATGTGACATGTATATCTGCATGTTCAATCGGCAGACCCAGCGTCGAACCCGAGATTTGTACAGCGCCGATACTTGTCGGCGAAAAATTTGTTCGGCACTCATACGCTCCGGCGGGAATACGCAGCGTACTTTTCTCGAGCTCTCCGCGTCCGTTATCGATCGTTAACGTCACGTCCTGTCCCGCATCGCTTGGCGCCGGATTCCCATTCTCGTTTAGGAGCCGTACAACGACCTGCGAATGATCGATCAGCGAGATACTCGGAGGGCTCACCGCGCAATCGAGCGCCGTGACCGCATGCACGAAATGCACCGCAGGCATGGCGCCGACCGGCATCATTGTAGGATCGGAACTCGGCATCTGAACGACGGCCGTCCCCGTATCCTTCGATGCCAGTTTGATCGTTGCGGAGATACTGCCCTTCGGGATCGTCAGAATGCTCGGCGCAAGCGAACCCATTGACGAGAACAGATTGATCGTTGCGTCATTTTCCAATCCACCAGGGCGAAGCAGGAACACACGAATCTCTGCCGAGTCCCGTTCGTCCGCCAGAACGGTATGCGTGGGTGCGCAGAATTGTATCGCCGATGCAGTACCATGTTGTATGTCAGATTCCGTCGCTGCACCGACGGAAATGACTGCTCCGTCAGGACCCGATCGAAACACCGGTGCACGAGCCATACGCATGGGTCGCATCATCGTTTTTTTCGGAGGATCTGAAACCGGAGACGGCATTGGCACTTCGGTCCCGAGAATGAAGGCCGTACCCGCAGCCATGTGTGCCTCGCTGACATCGAGTTGGCAGATGCCCGGCTTCTTCATCGTGAATTGAAATTGACCACGTGCATTCCCCTGCGCGATCGGAACAATAAATGCATCGACCTTTCCCGACGGCCAGCGCACGTTGATCGAAAGA includes these proteins:
- a CDS encoding helix-turn-helix transcriptional regulator translates to MFELEREIDSLRELLNAKDRTIVAARRENDKLHEEIESNYDILSQIRVDLKLLEDIARIDPTSTRRLSVTLQHRLTKIRNSSDIHEVTRQTEEFIEKLQRRAPDLTDAELLVASFLRIGYATSTIAATCCISERTVENHRLHIRRKLGMSSHESLCDYLEQLDDHAAPTTAK